One Pseudomonadota bacterium genomic region harbors:
- the murD gene encoding UDP-N-acetylmuramoyl-L-alanine--D-glutamate ligase, giving the protein MNLPDKILVVGLGATGIATAKFFARLGKKVTITDTKKEEDLMAALTDLKDVRFEGHFGGHRTDDFLSHPLIVISPGVNSELPELQEARKRNIKVVGEIELASTFVKEPIIAITGTNGKTTVTSLLGEIFTRAYGDVFVGGNIGNPLFNYVLEGRKAKYVILEVSSFQLETIETFHPMTSVLLNITEDHLDRYRNYEEYITAKYRIFENQTEIDHAVLNGNLKTAYDIKANKLFFTTCETLNEGAFFDKGNMYVRLGGREFVYKRNLSPLIGIHNTENILSALLVSHIYGIGQQVVEEVLRNFKGLAHRVEPIRELNGVRFYNDSKATNVDATRRALESIEGKVILIAGGKDKGGSYKIISDLMNKVKGLILIGEAKERISDELGEFAKTYMEKDLNSAAERAFEIADTGDIVLFSPMCSSFDMFKDYKERGNIFKKIVESM; this is encoded by the coding sequence ATGAATTTACCGGATAAAATATTAGTAGTCGGTCTTGGGGCAACAGGCATTGCGACTGCAAAATTTTTTGCCCGTCTGGGAAAGAAGGTTACCATTACTGATACAAAAAAAGAAGAGGACCTGATGGCCGCCTTGACAGACCTTAAGGACGTTCGGTTTGAGGGACATTTTGGCGGGCACAGGACGGATGATTTCCTCTCCCATCCATTAATTGTGATCAGCCCCGGCGTGAACAGCGAACTTCCGGAGCTTCAAGAGGCCCGAAAAAGGAACATTAAGGTAGTAGGCGAAATAGAGCTTGCCTCCACGTTCGTAAAGGAGCCCATCATCGCCATAACGGGGACAAACGGCAAGACAACGGTAACCTCGCTTTTGGGCGAGATATTTACAAGGGCATATGGTGATGTCTTTGTTGGGGGCAACATTGGGAATCCCCTCTTTAACTATGTGTTAGAAGGCAGGAAGGCAAAATATGTTATTCTTGAGGTCAGCAGTTTTCAGCTCGAAACGATTGAGACCTTCCACCCGATGACCTCAGTTCTACTGAATATCACAGAAGACCACCTGGACAGATACAGAAACTATGAGGAGTATATAACGGCAAAATACAGAATCTTTGAAAACCAGACAGAGATTGACCATGCAGTATTAAACGGAAACCTCAAAACCGCTTATGATATAAAAGCCAATAAGCTCTTTTTCACCACCTGCGAGACGCTGAATGAAGGCGCCTTCTTTGATAAGGGTAATATGTATGTGCGGTTGGGCGGCAGGGAATTTGTTTATAAAAGGAATTTATCTCCGCTTATCGGTATCCATAACACTGAAAACATCCTCTCAGCGCTTCTCGTTTCCCATATCTACGGCATCGGACAACAGGTTGTTGAAGAGGTTTTGAGAAACTTCAAGGGCCTTGCCCACAGGGTTGAGCCAATAAGGGAATTGAATGGTGTGAGATTCTATAATGACTCAAAGGCTACGAATGTGGATGCTACGCGCAGGGCATTAGAGAGTATTGAGGGGAAGGTGATCCTTATTGCCGGCGGAAAAGACAAGGGCGGAAGCTATAAGATCATTTCAGACCTTATGAATAAAGTGAAAGGCTTGATTCTCATCGGCGAGGCAAAGGAACGGATATCGGATGAACTGGGGGAATTTGCAAAGACCTATATGGAAAAAGACCTCAACAGTGCTGC